The Drosophila bipectinata strain 14024-0381.07 chromosome 2L, DbipHiC1v2, whole genome shotgun sequence genome has a segment encoding these proteins:
- the LOC108126727 gene encoding uncharacterized protein, translating to MQEEIRHQIPNQLHAERIGRQLPEANADRSRNVEEIFTRHAYMSATIFITVASFEIIILSQWIQKNGNIVMLGFIFTLSSVGPFTLLCLAPKLRRILWVSWTLYSLFVELSVLGVTMAIVDHPIHQTGFSVIGAVALLMVLCILGAKLPRKVLPGEICIFVSIVLFGLASIVMMGLCISVTQMKLNRVFLPFLACFQIVVCLYHVQLIHGRQFRLPEYDYIYGGTFLYLNFLLFFVDILITIWHTHYHLVAKEMGEYI from the coding sequence ATGCAGGAGGAGATTCGACATCAAATCCCAAATCAGCTCCATGCGGAGCGTATTGGTCGCCAGCTGCCGGAGGCGAACGCGGATAGGAGTCGCAATGTAGAGGAGATTTTTACGAGACATGCCTATATGTCAGCAACAATCTTCATCACTGTGGCTTCCTTTGAGATTATTATACTTTCGCAGTGGATCCAGAAGAATGGCAATATCGTGATGTTGGGATTTATATTCACCCTGTCAAGCGTAGGACCCTTCACCCTTCTTTGCTTGGCGCCCAAACTGCGGAGGATTCTTTGGGTCAGCTGGACCCTGTACAGCCTTTTCGTAGAGTTGTCTGTCCTGGGCGTCACCATGGCGATTGTAGACCATCCCATACATCAAACCGGATTTTCCGTTATAGGAGCCGTAGCGTTGCTGATGGTCTTGTGTATTTTAGGAGCTAAGCTGCCACGGAAAGTGCTCCCCGGAGAAATCTGCATTTTCGTGTCGATTGTCCTGTTCGGCTTGGCCTCCATTGTGATGATGGGCTTGTGTATCTCGGTGACCCAGATGAAACTAAACCGGGTCTTCCTTCCGTTCTTGGCATGCTTTCAAATTGTCGTCTGCCTTTACCACGTCCAATTAATACACGGCAGGCAATTTCGGCTTCCGGAATACGATTACATATATGGCGGCACATTTTTGTATCTGAATTTCCTCCTGTTCTTCGTGGACATTCTCATCACCATCTGGCATACCCACTACCATTTAGTTGCAAAAGAGATGGGCGAATACATCTAA
- the LOC108126610 gene encoding uncharacterized protein, giving the protein MDNIYHQDHQVRVVTSTVDEMTQFIRGIYYRAVPFICVTVTVWLLLSALGIELYSHLLVPFYVPLILAFLTLMVLHCIPQTAMCFPCNWILACFVVVMVTLGGAQTATGLGTLTLFLAVLGVTALVLILNFSGAMCPQEFLPGGVFSTLLMIVLLIALVAVGIAQLCTGSQKVLDAFVSILFVMLIIAIPIQAQFNHGRLDAIEVVPEQHLIVCALTVYLHSVMFFSCVCYFIKLDEKKSATAPTTTPDY; this is encoded by the coding sequence ATGGACAACATTTACCACCAGGATCACCAGGTGCGAGTCGTTACTTCAACGGTGGATGAGATGACCCAGTTCATCCGAGGCATCTATTACCGTGCCGTTCCGTTTATCTGCGTGACAGTGACTGTATGGCTTCTTCTCTCGGCATTAGGTATCGAACTGTACAGCCACTTACTCGTGCCCTTCTACGTGCCACTAATCTTGGCTTTCCTGACGCTCATGGTGCTGCACTGCATCCCCCAGACCGCTATGTGTTTCCCCTGCAATTGGATCTTGGCATGCTTCGTAGTAGTTATGGTCACGTTGGGTGGTGCCCAAACCGCTACTGGCCTAGGGACTTTGACCTTGTTTCTGGCTGTCCTCGGGGTGACTGCCCTTGTCCTCATTCTTAACTTTTCAGGAGCGATGTGCCCGCAGGAGTTTCTCCCCGGCGGTGTGTTCTCAACGCTATTGATGATCGTCCTGCTGATAGCTCTGGTCGCGGTGGGCATTGCACAGCTGTGCACCGGCAGCCAAAAGGTCCTGGACGCCTTCGTTAGCATTCTATTCGTGATGCTGATCATCGCGATCCCCATCCAGGCGCAGTTCAATCATGGCCGGCTGGACGCCATCGAGGTGGTGCCGGAGCAACACCTCATTGTCTGCGCCCTGACCGTCTACCTGCACAGCGTAATGTTCTTTAGCTGCGTATGTTACTTCATCAAGTTGGACGAAAAGAAGTCCGCCACGGCCCCTACTACCACTCCGGACTACTAA
- the LOC108126706 gene encoding uncharacterized protein → MQNSGEDGRPYQVDTMSFLSIDSYTMLAFVRDVYANLAILCTVSIIQMLVVSLFKTKFSDVLPVPPFLWLVFAYAVLTLLNCTPRLRYKAPYNWVLAFITVECVTLFTLYFLFLEDWYVMMGCGVLAVLIVTLFTYWGSKGPKGCMPTAAVATVIVATALVGMFLFLVLSVLLNNLFILGLIFVLFILLVTVTIVQSELIHARMNYFPMGDQVGSAVTIFLCGWGVHSCFIFAIVVIKRAFDDQYKMHTISFAT, encoded by the coding sequence ATGCAAAATTCCGGGGAAGATGGGCGACCGTACCAGGTGGATACGATGTCGTTTCTGTCCATCGATAGTTACACCATGTTGGCTTTCGTTCGCGATGTTTACGCCAACCTCGCAATTCTGTGCACCGTGTCGATTATCCAAATGCTGGTAGTCTCGCTATTCAAGACCAAGTTTTCTGATGTGCTTCCGGTTCCGCCGTTCTTGTGGCTGGTCTTTGCCTATGCTGTCCTGACCCTGCTTAACTGCACTCCGAGACTGCGGTACAAGGCGCCCTACAACTGGGTTCTGGCCTTTATTACAGTGGAGTGTGTGACGCTTTTTACCCTGTACTTTCTTTTTCTCGAGGATTGGTATGTGATGATGGGATGCGGAGTGTTGGCGGTCTTGATCGTAACCCTCTTCACCTATTGGGGCTCCAAGGGCCCCAAGGGGTGCATGCCCACCGCCGCCGTTGCCACGGTCATTGTCGCAACGGCCTTGGTGGGCATGTTCCTTTTTCTGGTGCTTTCGGTCTTGCTGAACAACCTCTTCATTCTGGGACTCATCTTTGTGCTGTTCATCTTGTTGGTCACGGTGACGATTGTACAATCGGAGCTCATACACGCCCGGATGAACTATTTCCCGATGGGCGACCAGGTCGGCTCCGCCGTGACTATCTTCCTGTGCGGTTGGGGCGTGCACTCCTGCTTTATCTTTGCAATTGTTGTCATTAAGCGGGCATTTGACGACCAGTACAAAATGCATACTATTTCGTTTGCTacataa
- the LOC108126758 gene encoding uncharacterized protein, which yields MFAGHHGNSRALSEPEIFGIPPDQKISHAGRVYGLSVVLAGVALSQWLILGWCDVGVDRTHEERYGWWLVCTFFAVVILAWTQVGRKVPFNYIIIACIVESSTVYIALEQTNSKNGLVNFYAGVVVVALMLASIFWGAYFPMFIVPGDLVLSILVAIANIMMILFFINAFFIHYQGIFTAVRNTFAVVAVCMVMYTATIIHDRQFDVPKNEYLFLSVLQFFSYMILHERILTLANQNSQHTVECLH from the coding sequence ATGTTTGCAGGCCACCATGGAAATAGCCGAGCTTTGAGCGAGCCGGAGATATTCGGCATTCCACCTGACCAAAAAATTAGTCATGCCGGCCGTGTCTACGGGCTCAGTGTCGTCCTTGCCGGGGTTGCCCTCTCCCAGTGGCTGATCCTGGGCTGGTGCGACGTCGGGGTGGACAGGACCCACGAGGAGCGCTACGGCTGGTGGCTGGTGTGTACTTTCTTTGCGGTGGTGATCCTCGCCTGGACCCAAGTTGGCCGAAAGGTGCCGTTCAACTACATCATCATAGCCTGCATTGTGGAGAGCTCCACCGTCTACATTGCCCTGGAACAGACCAATAGCAAAAACGGGCTTGTTAACTTCTATGCcggggtggtggtggtcgCACTTATGCTCGCATCGATATTCTGGGGCGCCTACTTTCCCATGTTCATTGTGCCGGGCGACCTGGTTCTCAGTATCCTGGTCGCCATAGCGAACATAATGATGATCCTGTTCTTCATCAACGCCTTTTTCATTCACTACCAGGGTATATTCACGGCAGTGAGGAACACATTCGCCGTGGTGGCCGTCTGCATGGTGATGTACACGGCTACTATCATCCACGACCGGCAGTTCGATGTGCCCAAGAACGAGTACCTGTTCCTCAGTGTCCTCCAATTCTTCTCCTACATGATCCTGCACGAGCGCATCCTGACCCTGGCCAACCAAAACAGCCAGCACACCGTAGAATGCTTAcactaa